The following coding sequences lie in one Myxococcus xanthus genomic window:
- a CDS encoding DEAD/DEAH box helicase → MAPQISLDFAAECAAHPALAPFHPVVRRWFAERLGEPSRPQVEGWPLIQAGQDVLIAAPTGSGKTLTAFLAALDALFRLALEGTLPDCTQVLYVSPLKALGNDVQKNLLQPLEELLARARAEGFRPQELRVQVRSGDTPASERAQMVRRPPHILITTPESFYLYLTAEKARATLRAVRTVIVDEIHALARDKRGSHFALSLERLKALTDVRPQLIGLSATQKPLDAIAGFLTGASHRDCNRVEVGHLRPWDLTLEIPDAELSSLASHEMWGQVYDRLVALTGAHRTTLVFVNTRKMAERVAHDLGERLGEGTVAAHHGSMSREIRLAAEEKLKSGQLRAMVATASLELGIDVGNVDLVVQLGSTRAISVLLQRVGRAGHHKAGISKGILFAMTRDELMECTALLNAVREGDLDAVRIPEKPLDVLAQQIVAACACEEWDERALFSLFQRAYSYRNLTWEEYQGVLELLSEGVAARRGRAGIHLHRDRVNQRLKGRRGVRITALTNGGAIPDTFTFNVTAEPEGKVVGTLDEDFAVESSPGDIFLLGSTAWRIQRVSGSTVQVEDARGAPPNVPFWRGEAPGRTDELSLQVGRLREELTSREDAPTFLQKELRMPPPAVDALMGYLRTGQKMLDAVPSHTTVVAERFFDEAGGMQLIIHAPFGSRINRAWGLALRKRFCRSFDFELQAAATEDGILLSLGEQHSFPLAEIFDFLHPDHVEEVLVQAVLQAPIFGTRFRWVATRSLALHRMMGGKRVAPNLQRARSEDLLASVFPEQVGCQDNHGGGDLELPDHPLVKQTMDDCLREAMDVDGLREVLRGMRDGRIRLLARDVPEPSLFAHAMIHSQPYTFLDDAPAEERRVRNVALRRAMPAEDVTAFGALDAAAIATVVADAAPPMRDEDELHDALLQLILLPAAEVPRGMATPLFEQGRVAWMDLPAGRFLVSAERGSALRVLFPDAPMQPPLPVLAHDRPVERDAAVLQVVRGRMEMLGPTTVAELARLVVLDEDSVNAAMHQLEAQGNVLRGRFRPQEVPLSDGASPPLEWCDRRLLQRIHRLTVGRLRKEIEPLSAQDFMRFLFRWHHLEELDALRGSTGLLKAVRLLQGYEAPASAWERFLLPARMRGYTPDLLERACYAGEVAWGRLTTKEAKPTPGPRRGAPVTPPEPAPTRSRASPTRNASLTFTLREDLEWMLTAARPHAVLSDGDVWTPPDLSAAAKDVVAVLERRGACFFQDLVSRARRLPAEIEDALWELVARGLVTADAVQNLRVLQSPAHRKRQKLLQRGGPGRWSLLAPAEPKSQDEVLDSLARLFLQRYGIVWRDLVMREALAPTWRELLFVYRRMEARGEVRGGRFVSGFVGEQFALPEAVDMARSVRRQPPSGVRVQLSGVDPLNLTGVVTPGPRVPAMPGNVVTYVDGVPRDVGALDDTADGSVGEDTEDGGEVMAS, encoded by the coding sequence ATGGCCCCGCAGATCAGCCTCGACTTCGCCGCCGAGTGCGCGGCGCATCCGGCGCTGGCGCCGTTCCATCCGGTGGTGCGCCGCTGGTTCGCCGAGCGGCTGGGCGAGCCCAGCCGTCCCCAGGTAGAGGGCTGGCCGCTCATCCAGGCGGGCCAGGACGTGCTCATCGCCGCGCCCACGGGCAGTGGCAAGACGCTGACGGCGTTCCTCGCCGCGCTGGACGCGCTCTTCCGGCTGGCGCTGGAAGGCACGCTGCCGGACTGCACGCAGGTGCTCTACGTGTCGCCGCTCAAGGCGCTGGGCAACGACGTGCAGAAGAACCTGCTCCAGCCGCTGGAGGAGCTGCTCGCCCGGGCCCGCGCGGAGGGCTTCCGTCCGCAGGAGCTGCGCGTCCAGGTGCGCAGCGGAGACACTCCGGCCTCCGAGCGCGCCCAGATGGTGCGCCGTCCGCCGCACATCCTCATCACCACGCCGGAGTCCTTCTACCTCTACCTCACGGCGGAGAAGGCGCGCGCCACGCTGCGCGCGGTGCGCACCGTCATCGTGGACGAAATCCACGCCCTGGCGCGCGACAAGCGGGGCAGCCACTTCGCGCTGTCGCTGGAGCGGCTCAAGGCGCTCACGGACGTGCGGCCCCAGCTCATCGGCCTGTCGGCGACGCAGAAGCCGCTGGACGCCATCGCCGGGTTCCTCACCGGCGCCTCCCACCGGGACTGCAATCGGGTGGAGGTGGGCCACCTGCGCCCGTGGGATTTGACGCTGGAGATTCCAGACGCGGAGCTGTCGTCGTTGGCCAGCCACGAGATGTGGGGGCAGGTCTACGACCGGCTGGTGGCGCTGACGGGGGCGCACCGCACGACGCTCGTCTTCGTCAACACGCGGAAGATGGCGGAGCGCGTGGCGCACGACCTGGGCGAACGCCTGGGCGAGGGTACTGTGGCGGCGCACCACGGCAGCATGTCGCGCGAAATCCGTCTGGCCGCGGAGGAGAAGCTGAAGTCCGGGCAGCTGCGGGCCATGGTGGCCACCGCGTCGCTGGAGCTGGGCATCGACGTGGGCAACGTGGACCTGGTGGTGCAACTGGGCAGCACGCGCGCCATCTCCGTGTTGCTCCAGCGCGTGGGCCGCGCGGGCCACCACAAGGCGGGCATCTCCAAGGGCATCCTCTTCGCGATGACGCGCGATGAGTTGATGGAGTGCACCGCGCTCCTCAACGCCGTGCGTGAGGGAGACCTGGACGCGGTGCGGATTCCGGAGAAGCCGCTGGACGTGCTGGCGCAGCAGATTGTCGCCGCGTGCGCCTGCGAGGAGTGGGACGAACGCGCGCTCTTCAGCCTCTTCCAGCGTGCATACTCGTATCGCAACCTCACCTGGGAGGAGTACCAGGGCGTGCTGGAGTTGCTGTCCGAAGGCGTGGCGGCACGCCGGGGCCGCGCGGGCATCCACCTCCACAGGGACCGGGTGAACCAGCGCCTCAAGGGCCGGCGCGGCGTGCGCATCACCGCGCTCACCAATGGCGGCGCCATCCCGGACACCTTCACCTTCAACGTCACCGCCGAGCCGGAGGGCAAGGTGGTGGGCACGCTGGACGAGGACTTCGCGGTGGAGTCCTCGCCCGGGGACATCTTCCTCTTGGGCAGCACTGCGTGGCGCATCCAACGCGTGTCGGGCAGCACGGTGCAGGTGGAGGACGCGCGCGGCGCGCCGCCCAACGTGCCCTTCTGGCGCGGCGAGGCGCCGGGCCGCACGGACGAGCTGTCGCTCCAGGTGGGCCGCCTGCGCGAGGAACTCACGTCGCGCGAGGATGCGCCGACGTTCCTCCAGAAGGAGCTGCGCATGCCGCCGCCCGCGGTGGACGCGCTGATGGGCTACCTGCGCACGGGGCAGAAGATGCTCGACGCGGTGCCCAGCCACACCACGGTGGTGGCCGAGCGCTTCTTCGACGAGGCGGGCGGCATGCAGCTCATCATCCACGCGCCCTTCGGCAGCCGCATCAACCGCGCGTGGGGCCTGGCGCTGCGCAAGCGCTTCTGCCGCTCGTTCGACTTCGAACTCCAGGCGGCGGCGACGGAGGACGGCATCCTCCTGTCGCTGGGTGAGCAGCACTCCTTTCCGCTGGCGGAGATTTTCGACTTCCTCCACCCGGACCACGTGGAGGAGGTGCTGGTGCAGGCGGTGCTCCAGGCGCCGATTTTCGGCACGCGCTTCCGGTGGGTGGCCACGCGGTCGCTCGCGCTGCACCGGATGATGGGGGGCAAGCGCGTGGCGCCCAACCTCCAGCGCGCCCGCAGCGAGGACCTGCTGGCGTCGGTGTTCCCGGAGCAGGTGGGCTGCCAGGACAACCACGGCGGCGGCGACCTGGAGCTGCCGGACCATCCGCTGGTGAAGCAGACCATGGATGACTGCCTGCGCGAGGCCATGGACGTGGACGGCCTGCGCGAGGTGCTGCGCGGCATGCGGGATGGCCGCATCCGCCTGCTGGCGCGCGACGTGCCGGAGCCCAGCCTCTTCGCGCACGCGATGATTCACAGCCAGCCCTACACCTTCCTGGATGACGCGCCCGCCGAGGAGCGCCGCGTGCGCAACGTGGCCCTGCGCCGCGCCATGCCCGCCGAGGACGTGACGGCCTTCGGCGCGCTGGACGCGGCGGCGATTGCCACGGTGGTGGCGGACGCCGCCCCGCCCATGCGCGACGAGGACGAGCTGCACGACGCGCTGTTGCAGCTGATTCTGCTGCCCGCCGCGGAGGTGCCGCGCGGCATGGCGACGCCCCTGTTCGAGCAGGGCCGGGTGGCGTGGATGGACCTGCCCGCGGGCCGCTTCCTGGTGTCGGCGGAGCGGGGCAGCGCGCTGCGGGTGCTCTTCCCGGACGCGCCCATGCAGCCGCCGCTGCCGGTGCTGGCGCATGACCGGCCCGTGGAGCGGGACGCCGCCGTGCTCCAGGTGGTGCGCGGACGCATGGAGATGCTGGGGCCCACCACGGTGGCGGAGCTGGCTCGGCTCGTCGTGCTGGACGAGGACTCCGTCAACGCGGCCATGCACCAACTGGAGGCCCAGGGCAACGTGCTGCGAGGCCGCTTCCGTCCGCAGGAGGTCCCGCTGTCGGATGGAGCCAGCCCGCCGCTGGAGTGGTGTGACCGGCGCCTGCTCCAGCGCATCCACCGGCTGACGGTGGGGCGGCTGCGCAAGGAAATCGAGCCGCTGAGCGCGCAGGACTTCATGCGCTTCCTCTTCCGGTGGCACCACCTGGAGGAACTGGACGCGCTGCGGGGCTCCACGGGGCTGCTCAAGGCGGTGCGGCTGCTGCAGGGCTATGAGGCGCCTGCGTCCGCGTGGGAGCGCTTCCTTCTGCCCGCGCGCATGCGCGGCTACACGCCGGACCTGCTGGAGCGGGCCTGCTACGCCGGTGAGGTGGCCTGGGGCCGCCTGACGACGAAGGAGGCGAAGCCCACGCCGGGGCCTCGCCGGGGCGCGCCGGTGACGCCGCCGGAGCCCGCGCCCACGCGCTCGCGAGCGTCGCCCACGCGCAACGCGTCGTTGACCTTCACCCTTCGCGAGGACCTGGAGTGGATGCTCACCGCGGCGCGGCCTCACGCGGTGCTGTCGGACGGGGACGTGTGGACGCCGCCGGACTTGAGCGCGGCCGCCAAGGACGTGGTCGCGGTGCTGGAGCGGCGCGGCGCCTGCTTCTTCCAGGACCTGGTGTCACGCGCGCGGCGCCTGCCCGCCGAAATCGAGGACGCGCTGTGGGAGTTGGTGGCGCGCGGGCTGGTGACGGCGGACGCGGTGCAGAACCTGCGCGTGCTCCAGAGCCCGGCGCACCGCAAGCGGCAGAAGCTGCTCCAACGCGGAGGCCCTGGCCGCTGGAGCCTGCTGGCGCCCGCGGAGCCGAAGTCGCAAGACGAGGTGCTGGACTCGCTGGCGCGCCTCTTCCTCCAGCGTTACGGCATTGTCTGGCGCGACCTGGTGATGCGCGAGGCGCTGGCGCCCACGTGGCGCGAGCTGCTCTTCGTGTACCGCCGCATGGAAGCGCGCGGCGAGGTGCGCGGTGGTCGTTTCGTATCGGGCTTCGTGGGCGAGCAGTTCGCCCTGCCAGAGGCGGTGGACATGGCGCGTTCGGTGCGCCGTCAGCCCCCGTCCGGCGTGCGGGTGCAACTGTCCGGTGTCGACCCGCTCAACCTCACGGGCGTGGTGACGCCCGGGCCGCGGGTGCCGGCGATGCCGGGCAACGTGGTGACGTACGTGGACGGCGTGCCGCGAGATGTCGGCGCACTGGACGATACGGCCGACGGCAGCGTTGGAGAGGACACGGAAGACGGCGGCGAGGTGATGGCGAGCTGA
- a CDS encoding S8 family peptidase has translation MRRLLLMGLLLLSATSCSGDDEDPGKQPSRTGRIQGTLTPFRSSERSAGDSASQTVRSPFRAGELEKLKETLRGMHAGRSREPRVAPKAVPGLPIVPSQSGAAPLERASREDPSIPGDVILRFEEAGLSPERVLAAVQRPGFRAVHKGYASEYLHLVGYEPLDGKAVTAAKTQEWAAQLARVPGVTYAVRNERMRATAAPNDRGYSLQWHYPTLNLPAAWDLVPDASSVVVAVLDSGIVPHPDLTNVLPGYDMISDPENAGDGDGRDSDPRDEGGDTPSGGSSWHGSHVAGTISADTNNQVGVAGVAWNARLLPVRVLGKKGGSSFDIAAAITWATGGTVPGVPDNPNPAKVVNMSLGGSAPPQALYQGAIDEALGRGAIIVVAAGNEDVDARNSTPCNQQNVICVGSTSLAGQRSSFSNYGVDVDVVASGGEMREDLNGDGYPDGVLSTVLDENGQPAYAFSQGTSMAAPHVAGVVALMAALRPDLPAALAESILKETATPLTNAQCPEGCGAGLVNARAALARIANVDPGTLDPQLNVTTSTLFFRGSGTQQLTLSNVGGNRGGDLTVSASVSGPNASAVSFPQGSTVRVPAFGSASLSVAVDASGLAGGDTVVTLSLVGSGTAGSATVAVKIGVAGAANDLDALIAFVWQDARGEWQASEDAIAVARASADYAYSISLAPRTYFALATIDDDQDGNFFEDGERTGYWRNVDSFEPLELEAGDRIENVSFDLIPLAPIDDDPALVVGRACGSNVDCPGGVCVTDYPGGYCSMDCTRSACPAGSRCSIVDSSSGLKACLATCTRQVGTGQGDCRSGYVCYSDGTGSGACQPNCRTSGLTCELGRTCMASGFCL, from the coding sequence ATGCGTCGCCTGTTGTTGATGGGACTGTTGCTGCTCTCCGCCACCTCCTGTTCAGGCGACGACGAAGACCCGGGGAAGCAGCCCTCCCGGACCGGGCGCATCCAGGGGACGCTGACGCCTTTCCGGAGCAGCGAGCGGTCCGCTGGCGACAGTGCCTCCCAGACGGTGCGCTCGCCGTTTCGCGCGGGTGAGCTGGAGAAGCTGAAGGAGACGCTGCGGGGGATGCACGCGGGGCGCTCGCGCGAGCCGCGGGTGGCGCCGAAGGCCGTGCCGGGGCTTCCCATCGTCCCGTCGCAGTCGGGCGCCGCGCCGCTCGAGCGGGCCTCCCGCGAGGACCCCTCGATTCCCGGAGACGTCATCCTCCGCTTCGAGGAAGCGGGCCTGTCACCGGAGCGCGTGCTGGCGGCGGTACAGCGCCCGGGCTTCCGCGCGGTGCACAAGGGCTATGCCAGTGAGTACTTGCACCTGGTGGGCTACGAGCCGCTGGATGGCAAGGCGGTGACGGCCGCGAAGACGCAGGAGTGGGCGGCGCAGCTCGCCCGGGTGCCGGGCGTGACGTACGCGGTGCGCAATGAGCGGATGCGGGCGACGGCGGCGCCGAACGACCGGGGCTACAGCCTCCAGTGGCACTACCCCACGCTCAACCTGCCGGCCGCGTGGGACCTGGTGCCGGACGCGTCCAGCGTGGTGGTGGCCGTCCTCGACAGCGGCATCGTTCCGCACCCGGACCTCACCAACGTGCTGCCGGGTTACGACATGATTTCGGACCCGGAGAACGCGGGTGACGGCGACGGCCGGGACAGCGACCCGCGGGACGAAGGCGGGGACACGCCCAGCGGCGGCTCGTCGTGGCACGGCTCGCACGTGGCGGGCACCATCTCCGCGGACACGAACAACCAGGTGGGCGTCGCGGGCGTGGCCTGGAACGCCCGGCTGCTTCCCGTGCGGGTGCTGGGGAAGAAGGGCGGGAGCAGCTTCGACATCGCCGCGGCCATCACCTGGGCCACGGGCGGCACCGTGCCGGGCGTGCCGGACAATCCCAATCCCGCGAAGGTGGTGAACATGAGCCTGGGGGGCAGCGCGCCACCGCAGGCCCTGTACCAGGGCGCCATCGACGAGGCCTTGGGACGCGGGGCCATCATCGTCGTCGCCGCGGGCAACGAGGACGTGGATGCGCGCAACAGCACGCCGTGCAACCAGCAGAACGTCATCTGCGTGGGCTCCACCAGTCTGGCGGGGCAGCGCAGCAGCTTCTCCAACTACGGCGTGGACGTGGACGTGGTGGCGTCTGGCGGGGAGATGCGCGAGGACCTGAACGGCGACGGCTATCCGGACGGTGTGCTGTCCACGGTGCTGGATGAGAACGGGCAGCCGGCCTATGCCTTCTCGCAGGGCACCAGCATGGCGGCACCCCACGTCGCGGGCGTGGTGGCGCTGATGGCGGCGTTGCGACCGGACCTGCCGGCCGCGCTGGCGGAGAGCATCTTGAAGGAAACCGCCACGCCGCTCACCAACGCGCAGTGCCCGGAAGGCTGCGGCGCGGGGCTCGTCAACGCGCGCGCGGCGCTGGCTCGCATCGCCAACGTGGACCCCGGCACGTTGGACCCTCAGCTCAACGTGACGACGTCCACGCTGTTCTTCCGGGGCAGTGGCACGCAGCAGCTCACCCTCAGCAACGTGGGCGGCAACCGGGGTGGCGATTTGACGGTGTCGGCCAGCGTCAGTGGGCCCAATGCCTCGGCGGTGTCATTCCCGCAGGGCAGCACGGTGCGGGTGCCCGCCTTCGGCTCGGCCTCGCTGAGTGTGGCGGTGGATGCATCCGGGCTGGCCGGAGGGGACACCGTGGTGACGCTGAGCCTGGTGGGCTCGGGGACGGCGGGCTCGGCGACGGTGGCGGTGAAGATTGGCGTGGCGGGCGCCGCCAATGACCTGGACGCACTGATTGCGTTCGTGTGGCAGGACGCGCGAGGGGAGTGGCAGGCCTCGGAGGACGCCATTGCCGTCGCGCGCGCCTCGGCGGACTACGCGTACAGCATCTCCCTGGCGCCGCGGACGTACTTCGCGCTGGCCACCATCGACGACGACCAGGATGGCAACTTCTTCGAGGACGGCGAGCGCACCGGCTACTGGCGCAACGTGGACTCCTTCGAGCCGCTGGAACTGGAGGCGGGCGACCGCATCGAGAACGTGAGCTTCGACCTGATTCCCCTGGCGCCCATCGATGATGACCCGGCGCTGGTGGTGGGCCGTGCGTGCGGCTCCAACGTGGACTGTCCCGGGGGCGTGTGCGTGACGGACTATCCGGGCGGGTACTGCTCCATGGATTGCACCCGCTCCGCGTGTCCGGCGGGTTCGCGGTGCTCCATCGTGGATTCCTCCTCGGGCCTCAAGGCATGTCTGGCGACCTGCACGCGGCAGGTGGGAACGGGGCAGGGGGACTGCCGCTCCGGGTACGTCTGCTACAGCGACGGCACGGGTTCGGGGGCGTGCCAGCCCAACTGCCGCACCTCCGGCCTGACGTGTGAGCTGGGACGGACGTGCATGGCCAGCGGCTTCTGCCTGTGA
- a CDS encoding double-CXXCG motif protein, with product MKVFEVEEDTAAGYTGSIDAIHRWGLPGVQPCPTCRAGGGSPALAYPCVDLSSLPAREQQALSDPRPVPRDTVLKLVERVRPFTPAWARLEPGAQFGPLTGPGMGRFGPFYMQNPWTILLRRETLEALQSHGLRGLTGQAVDVRFRGKNPPDLMELQLELHGRLHPDCLPANRKPPCPTCGSEPFDLPQPIILQASSFPASADLFRMEDAWTVILATERFVDVAARLKLDGVVFRERECR from the coding sequence GTGAAGGTATTTGAAGTCGAGGAAGACACGGCCGCTGGTTACACGGGCAGCATTGACGCCATTCATCGCTGGGGACTACCGGGCGTACAGCCCTGCCCGACATGCCGCGCGGGAGGCGGCTCCCCCGCCCTCGCCTACCCCTGCGTCGACCTATCCAGCCTTCCTGCCAGGGAGCAACAAGCCCTCTCCGACCCCAGGCCCGTGCCGCGCGATACGGTGCTGAAGCTCGTGGAGCGGGTGCGACCATTCACTCCGGCATGGGCACGACTCGAGCCAGGGGCACAATTCGGCCCGCTGACAGGCCCTGGCATGGGCCGCTTCGGTCCGTTCTACATGCAGAACCCCTGGACCATCCTGCTCCGGCGCGAAACCTTGGAGGCGTTGCAATCCCACGGATTGCGAGGGCTCACAGGTCAGGCTGTCGACGTCCGCTTCCGTGGCAAGAACCCGCCGGACCTGATGGAACTGCAACTGGAGTTGCACGGGCGACTCCATCCCGACTGCCTCCCGGCAAACCGGAAGCCCCCCTGCCCGACCTGCGGTAGCGAGCCGTTCGACCTACCCCAACCCATCATCCTCCAGGCGTCCTCATTCCCCGCCAGCGCGGACCTCTTCCGCATGGAAGACGCATGGACGGTCATCCTCGCCACGGAGCGCTTCGTCGACGTGGCGGCGCGACTGAAGTTGGACGGCGTGGTGTTCCGGGAGCGGGAGTGCCGCTGA
- a CDS encoding biliverdin-producing heme oxygenase, which produces MQRLKSETRPHHERTEAQVRLMDADLTPTAYRRHLEALHGFYVPLESRLAGLGLEAVPGLSVHARWKVPLLKEDLRALGHDDASLEQLPHCAGLPSLAGGPEALGCLYVLEGSTLGGQLILRHLRRHFDGVPLGDFSFFRAYGDEVGPRWRAFGDAVNQASAAATEDTFDARVVTGAQDTFDAFADWLRQGQAPASVSA; this is translated from the coding sequence ATGCAGCGACTGAAGAGTGAGACGCGCCCGCACCACGAGCGCACCGAGGCCCAGGTGCGATTGATGGATGCGGACCTGACGCCCACGGCGTACCGACGTCACCTGGAAGCGCTTCACGGCTTCTACGTTCCGCTGGAGAGCCGGCTCGCCGGGCTGGGCCTTGAAGCGGTTCCTGGCCTGTCCGTTCACGCGCGTTGGAAGGTTCCTCTCCTGAAGGAGGACCTTCGCGCGCTTGGCCACGACGACGCCTCGCTCGAACAGTTGCCACACTGCGCGGGGTTGCCCTCGCTGGCGGGGGGGCCCGAGGCCCTGGGCTGCCTCTACGTGCTGGAAGGCTCCACGCTGGGCGGCCAGCTCATCCTCCGGCACCTGCGCCGCCACTTCGACGGCGTGCCTCTGGGCGACTTCTCCTTCTTCCGCGCGTACGGAGATGAGGTCGGGCCCCGGTGGCGTGCCTTCGGTGACGCCGTCAACCAGGCCTCCGCCGCCGCGACGGAAGACACCTTCGATGCCCGCGTGGTGACAGGCGCGCAGGACACCTTCGACGCCTTCGCTGACTGGCTGCGACAGGGACAGGCACCTGCCTCCGTCTCCGCCTGA
- a CDS encoding DUF420 domain-containing protein: protein MSNAAPAALQPRVSDRAFFIFTAVVSALALAFIGWILLVRGGGPVDGVNLRFLPAVNAGLNATAAALLIGGWVAIKRGARQAHQYLMVSAFTASALFLVCYLSYHFVHGDTRYVGDWRGLYLCILASHVLLSMPVVPMALVAFYFTWRKDFVRHRKVTRWLAPIWVYVSVTGVVVYFMLRGSAPAVL, encoded by the coding sequence ATGTCGAACGCCGCCCCTGCCGCGCTGCAGCCCCGGGTGAGTGACCGGGCCTTCTTCATCTTCACCGCCGTGGTGTCCGCGCTGGCGTTGGCGTTCATCGGGTGGATTCTGCTGGTGCGCGGCGGCGGCCCGGTGGACGGGGTGAACCTGCGCTTCCTCCCGGCAGTGAACGCGGGCCTCAACGCCACGGCCGCGGCGCTGCTCATCGGCGGGTGGGTGGCGATCAAACGGGGCGCGCGGCAGGCCCACCAGTATCTGATGGTGTCGGCCTTCACCGCGTCCGCGCTCTTCCTGGTCTGCTACCTGTCCTACCACTTCGTGCATGGCGACACGCGTTATGTGGGGGACTGGCGCGGGCTGTACCTGTGCATCCTGGCCAGCCACGTGCTGCTGTCCATGCCCGTGGTGCCCATGGCGCTGGTGGCCTTCTACTTCACGTGGCGCAAGGACTTCGTGCGACACCGCAAGGTGACGCGGTGGCTGGCGCCCATCTGGGTCTACGTGTCGGTGACGGGCGTCGTCGTGTACTTCATGCTGCGTGGCAGCGCGCCCGCCGTCCTGTGA
- a CDS encoding DUF1585 domain-containing protein has product MLRVRYLACLAGAALLLAQPASAQEEAVCSPVVAKVPLERHLRQLSLDLLGRPPTYEEYQAAQAKGSIDVEDIRAMMTKDEFNARIRNYHRSLLRSNLSGSLNNNQNSRVTGNGITAAYGVAGNPAATLRGANSATCNSDIAQDQCLTAEQPDAHAAPLTERPRTKCHDDEGVPLAVSYDYDTNYYACTPLAPTTPDGTAKCSDLLSTSHPKHEYLFFCDQRGSGSSAGAFICEPDPEKATTRALTVKEMDGAKIKAFKHPNPDSKPALTELRRCTLDLELRSGLKGNYGVQRGCVLREGFVNKAAPYWATDKTPESVKVCAIDAQERTHNPWNMASCETSRFSTDRSCGCGVGMRRCETPAITAQDIRDVHSLRVAAFNDEPLRIAESVVQRDEPYFNILTTRRSFMNGTLSEYFRNQQGVGVFNVTTPAAQGAVPAVPYNDTEAWAEYTRDEGHAGVLTTPSYLYRFPTHRARVNHFYEAFLCKTFAPPPGASSPAPEDACNRENNLAVRCGCNYCHATIEPTGAHWGRYAERSAQFLAPDQFPRYDPKCRDCALNGDTNCGGECSQYIMQAYDGDGASSLGMLKTYLYRTADEEQNIEAGPALLVQKMLQSGDLERCTVRRIWTEFLGRPMTAEEQRMYLVPFAQDFARNGHRLKALIERVVTSDAYRRID; this is encoded by the coding sequence GTGCTCCGTGTGCGCTACCTTGCCTGCTTGGCTGGTGCCGCCTTGCTGCTGGCCCAGCCAGCCTCCGCTCAAGAGGAGGCTGTCTGTTCACCAGTTGTCGCGAAGGTGCCCCTGGAACGGCATCTCCGGCAGCTGTCGCTGGACCTGCTCGGCCGTCCTCCCACCTACGAGGAGTACCAGGCCGCCCAGGCCAAGGGCTCCATCGACGTGGAAGACATCCGCGCGATGATGACGAAGGACGAGTTCAACGCGCGCATCCGCAACTACCACCGCTCGTTGCTGCGCTCGAACCTCTCCGGAAGTCTCAACAACAACCAGAACTCGCGGGTGACGGGTAACGGCATCACCGCCGCTTATGGCGTGGCGGGCAATCCCGCCGCGACGCTGCGCGGCGCGAATAGCGCGACGTGTAACTCAGACATCGCGCAGGACCAGTGCCTCACGGCGGAGCAGCCGGACGCGCACGCGGCGCCGCTCACCGAGCGTCCCCGGACGAAGTGCCACGACGACGAAGGCGTGCCGCTGGCCGTCAGCTACGACTACGACACGAACTACTACGCGTGTACGCCGCTCGCGCCGACCACGCCGGATGGCACGGCGAAGTGCTCGGACCTGCTGAGCACCAGCCACCCGAAGCACGAGTACCTCTTCTTCTGCGATCAGCGCGGCTCGGGCAGCAGCGCGGGGGCCTTCATCTGCGAGCCAGACCCGGAGAAGGCCACGACCCGGGCGCTGACGGTGAAGGAGATGGATGGCGCCAAGATCAAGGCGTTCAAGCACCCGAACCCGGACTCCAAGCCGGCGCTCACCGAGCTGAGGCGCTGCACGCTGGACCTGGAGCTGCGCAGCGGACTCAAGGGCAACTACGGGGTTCAGCGCGGCTGCGTCCTGCGCGAGGGCTTCGTGAACAAGGCCGCGCCCTACTGGGCCACTGACAAGACGCCGGAGAGCGTCAAGGTGTGCGCCATCGACGCGCAGGAGCGGACCCACAACCCCTGGAACATGGCGTCCTGTGAGACGTCCCGCTTCTCCACCGACCGCAGCTGCGGCTGCGGCGTGGGCATGCGCCGCTGCGAGACGCCCGCCATCACCGCGCAGGACATCCGGGACGTGCACAGCCTGCGCGTGGCCGCCTTCAACGACGAGCCGCTGCGCATCGCCGAGTCGGTGGTGCAGCGCGACGAGCCCTACTTCAACATCCTCACCACGCGCCGCTCGTTCATGAACGGCACCCTGTCCGAGTACTTCCGCAACCAGCAGGGCGTGGGCGTCTTCAACGTGACGACGCCCGCCGCGCAGGGCGCCGTGCCGGCGGTGCCTTACAACGACACGGAGGCGTGGGCGGAGTACACGCGTGACGAGGGGCACGCGGGCGTGCTCACTACGCCGTCCTACCTCTACCGCTTCCCCACGCACCGCGCGCGGGTGAACCACTTCTACGAAGCCTTCCTCTGCAAGACGTTCGCGCCGCCGCCGGGGGCTTCGTCGCCCGCGCCGGAGGACGCGTGCAACCGCGAGAACAACCTGGCGGTGCGCTGCGGCTGCAACTACTGCCACGCCACCATCGAGCCCACCGGCGCGCACTGGGGCCGTTACGCGGAGCGCTCCGCGCAGTTCCTCGCGCCCGACCAGTTCCCTCGCTACGACCCGAAGTGCCGCGACTGCGCCCTCAACGGGGACACCAACTGCGGCGGCGAGTGCAGCCAGTACATCATGCAGGCCTACGACGGTGACGGCGCCAGCAGCCTGGGCATGCTCAAGACGTACCTGTACCGCACGGCGGACGAGGAGCAGAACATCGAGGCCGGTCCCGCGCTGCTGGTGCAGAAGATGCTCCAGTCGGGTGACCTGGAGCGCTGCACGGTGCGGCGCATCTGGACCGAGTTCCTCGGCCGCCCGATGACGGCGGAGGAGCAGCGCATGTACCTGGTGCCCTTCGCGCAGGACTTCGCGCGCAACGGCCACCGCCTCAAGGCGCTCATCGAGCGAGTGGTGACGTCCGACGCCTACCGGAGGATTGACTGA